In Marinobacterium sp. LSUCC0821, the DNA window ATGAGCTCTAGCACCTCTTCTTGGAAAGCATCTTCGTCTTGCGTCAGGTCGTGGGTATTGATGAGACGCACAACCTCTTCATCCGACATCTGATCATTCGCTTCAGCAAACTCGATGTAGGCCGAGATAGTTTCGTATGACAGGTTAGAGACAGCTACCGCCTCACCTGGCTCTTTCTCGATCTTACACACCAATGTAGCAAAGAGCGCCAGCATCGCATCACGCGCTGGAATGGCACCAAACATGTCGTACTCATCCAGATCGACAATGTTATCTTCAACATGATCGATTTGAACTTCGTAGTTCATCTTGCTGC includes these proteins:
- a CDS encoding YjaG family protein, which translates into the protein MLDPNELENEIRDLEPWQQVAFCAALTERMFLNFALFARLIDFGDLKKMRTVLDGVWDELALTGSKMNYEVQIDHVEDNIVDLDEYDMFGAIPARDAMLALFATLVCKIEKEPGEAVAVSNLSYETISAYIEFAEANDQMSDEEVVRLINTHDLTQDEDAFQEEVLELIKGAKQSPSTIKALRELGKNQGISNIGISDDD